One part of the Glycine max cultivar Williams 82 chromosome 14, Glycine_max_v4.0, whole genome shotgun sequence genome encodes these proteins:
- the LOC100800674 gene encoding NDR1/HIN1-like protein 13 has product MADRVHPSHSPSVSADSQPPSPQDSSVVPKPPSPPSPEKPVPPPGTYVIKIPKDQVYRVPPPENARRYDQYARRKHRRSRCCCCFCWLIGILFILVVLLAIAAGVLYLVFRPEAPKYSIENITVRGINLTSPSSVAAISPEFNVTVKADNPNDKIGIRYLKDSSAEVFYKDARLCNGALPAFYQPSNNVTVFGTALRGDGIELRSEDRRALLEAQTKRRVPLTVRIRAPVKIKVGSIRTWKITVKVNCDVTVNELTAQAKIVSKRCSYDVDLW; this is encoded by the coding sequence ATGGCTGACCGAGTTCACCCCAGCCACTCGCCTTCCGTTTCCGCGGATTCACAACCGCCATCGCCTCAAGACTCCTCCGTCGTTCCGAAACCGCCGTCGCCACCGTCACCGGAGAAGCCAGTGCCTCCGCCTGGAACCTACGTCATCAAGATCCCCAAGGACCAAGTCTACCGCGTCCCTCCGCCGGAGAACGCTCGCCGCTACGACCAATACGCTCGCCGTAAACACCGCCGGAGCCGATGCTGCTGCTGCTTCTGCTGGCTCATCGGAATCCTCTTCATTCTCGTCGTGCTCCTCGCCATCGCCGCCGGCGTCCTCTACCTCGTTTTCCGTCCCGAGGCGCCGAAATACTCCATCGAAAACATCACCGTCAGAGGAATTAACCTCACCTCGCCGTCGTCCGTGGCGGCGATCTCGCCGGAGTTCAACGTCACCGTCAAGGCCGATAACCCTAACGACAAGATCGGGATCCGTTACTTGAAGGATAGCTCCGCCGAGGTGTTTTATAAGGACGCGAGGCTGTGTAACGGCGCTCTGCCGGCGTTTTACCAGCCGTCAAACAACGTGACGGTGTTTGGGACGGCGTTAAGGGGTGACGGAATCGAGCTGAGAAGCGAGGACCGAAGAGCGTTGCTGGAGGCGCAGACCAAACGGAGAGTGCCGTTGACCGTTAGGATTAGGGCACCGGTGAAAATAAAAGTGGGGTCCATTAGGACGTGGAAGATTACCGTTAAGGTGAACTGTGATGTGACGGTGAATGAGTTAACGGCGCAGGCCAAGATTGTTTCTAAACGTTGTAGTTATGACGTGGATCTTTGGTGA
- the BZIP114 gene encoding protein ALTERED PHOSPHATE STARVATION RESPONSE 1 codes for MGASSSKMEDDKALQLCRERKKFVRQALDGRCSLAAAHVSYIQSLKNTGTALRKFTEPEGPIEPSLYTTATPEQPLALTERTLSFSSASVSHHIDAAEHENFSPTPSLPSSSSKFRANHMKHSTISSKKVEEKPPVPVIGIVTSSGTTTQNTSVMSGTAAFEDSSLPAGTPQWDFFGLFHPIDHQFSFQDGKGMHQDIGNADDIQRLREEEGIPELEDDEEKASSHGREHSRDSEDEFDEEPAAETLVQRFENLNRSNSHVQANFEPATTKPLRGHSASEVELVNGEKGNSAYLSPLKTAPMPALPPPETNKPMEKESRNENKVTPKNFFSSVRDIELLFIKASESGQEVPKMLEANKVLFRPIFQGKENGSLVSSFLKVCFSCGEDPSQVPEEPAQNSVKYLTWHRTASSRSSSSRNPLGANSIDNAEDHANNLFDNSCMISGSHASTLDRLYAWERKLYDEVKASEIVRKEYDMKCKFLRQLESKGEKTSTVDKTRAKVKDLHSRIIVSIHRINSISKRIAELRDKELQPQLEELIEGLNRMWEVMHECHKLQFQIMSAAYNNSHARITMHSELRRQITSYLENELQFLSSSFTKWIGAQKCYLEAINGWLHKCVRHEEKSSKRKRRLQSDLSFYDPPIYVTCALWLDKLSALPVKDVADSIKSLATDTAQFLPHQDKNQGKGAHPHMSTWKADIGGESADGLLRDDISEDWVAGLDQFRRSLIRFLSQLNNLSGCSVKMYTELRQAIQKVKNYQRLNSQSQNGHLNSQSQDGHPNSESQS; via the exons ATGGGAGCCTCAAGCTCCAAAATGGAGGATGATAAGGCACTGCAGCTATGTCGTGAAAGGAAGAAGTTTGTGAGGCAAGCACTTGATGGGCGTTGCTCATTAGCAGCTGCTCATGTTTCATACATTCAATCACTGAAAAATACAGGAACAGCTCTGAGAAAATTTACAGAACCTGAAGGACCAATTGAGCCTTCTCTGTACACTACTGCAACACCAGAACAACCACTTGCTTTAACTGAAAGGACCCTCTCATTCTCTTCAGCATCTGTGTCACATCACATAGATGCAGCTGAACACGAAAATTTCTCTCCAACTCCCTCCCTTCCTAGTTCTTCTAGCAAGTTCAGAGCAAATCATATGAAACATAGCActatttcttccaagaaagttgAGGAAAAACCACCTGTACCTGTTATAGGAATAGTAACATCATCAGGTACTACTACACAGAATACCAGTGTAATGTCTGGAACAGCAGCATTTGAAGATTCTTCTCTTCCAGCTGGAACTCCACAGTGGGATTTCTTTGGTCTCTTTCACCCCATTGACcatcaattttcttttcaagatGGGAAGGGTATGCATCAAGATATAGGGAATGCTGATGACATACAAAGACTAAGGGAGGAGGAGGGAATTCCTGAGTTGGAAGACGACGAAGAGAAGGCTTCATCTCATGGAAGGGAACACTCTAGGGACTCTGAAGACGAATTTGATGAAGAGCCTGCCGCAGAAACTCTAGTCCAAAGATTTGAAAATCTAAATAGATCTAACAGTCATGTTCAAGCCAATTTTGAACCTGCCACAACTAAGCCTCTCAGAGGGCATTCAGCTTCTGAAGTTGAATTAGTGAATGGAGAAAAGGGGAACTCTGCTTATTTATCTCCATTAAAGACAGCACCTATGCCAGCTTTGCCTCCACCTGAAACAAATAAACCAATGGAGAAGGAAAGTCGTAATGAAAATAAAGTCACCCctaagaatttcttttcaagcGTGAGAGATATTGAATTGCTCTTTATTAAAGCTTCAGAATCTGGCCAAGAGGTTCCAAAGATGCTTGAAGCAAACAAAGTTCTCTTTCGTCCAATATTCCAAGGAAAAGAAA ATGGTTCTCTGGTGTCCTCGTTTTTGAAGGTATGTTTCTCATGTGGGGAGGACCCAAGCCAAGTTCCAGAAG AACCTGCTCAAAACTCGGTTAAGTACTTAACTTGGCATAGGACGGCGTCATCTCGATCCTCCTCATCCAGAAACCCTTTAGGAGCAAACTCAATTGACAATGCTGAGGACCATGCAAATAATCTCTTTGATAATTCTTGCATGATCTCCGGAAGTCATGCATCAACCTTGGATAGGCTATATGCTTGGGAAAGGAAACTCTATGATGAAGTGAAG GCTAGTGAGATAGTCAGAAAGGAATATGACATGAAGTGTAAATTCTTAAGGCAACTGGAATCAAAAGGAGAAAAGACCTCTACAGTTGATAAAACTCGTGCTAAAGTCAAGGATCTGCACTCAAGAATCATAGTTTCAATTCATAGGATAAACTCTATATCAAAGAGGATTGCGGAGTTACGAGACAAAGAGCTTCAGCCACAACTTGAGGAGTTGATTGAAGG GTTGAATCGGATGTGGGAAGTGATGCATGAATGCCACAAACTTCAGTTTCAGATAATGTCGGCAGCATATAACAACAGCCATGCTAGAATCACCATGCATTCAGAATTACGTAGACAGATTACTTCCTATCTTGAAAATGAACTCCAATTTCTATCATCAAGCTTTACCAAGTGGATTGGAGCTCAGAAATGCTATCTGGAGGCTATAAATGGGTGGCTTCACAAATGTGTTCGTCATGAAGAAAAATCATCCAAGAGAAAAAGGAGGCTTCAATCTGACCTTAGCTTTTATGATCCTCCAATATATGTCACATGTGCGCTCTGGTTGGATAAACTTAGTGCCTTACCTGTAAAGGATGTAGCTGATTCGATTAAGAGTTTGGCGACAGATACTGCCCAGTTCTTACCACACCAGGACAAGAACCAAGGAAAAGGTGCTCATCCTCATATGTCAACATGGAAGGCTGATATTGGTGGCGAATCAGCAGATGGTTTATTGAGAGATGACATATCAGAGGACTGGGTTGCAGGTCTTGATCAATTTCGACGAAGCTTGATTCGATTTCTTagtcaattaaataatttgtctGGTTGTTCTGTCAAAATGTACACAGAACTTCGACAAGCCATTcagaaagtaaaaaattacCAGCGTTTGAATTCTCAGTCTCAAAATGGTCATTTGAATTCTCAGTCTCAAGATGGTCATCCGAATTCCGAATCTCAAAGTTGA